In Capsicum annuum cultivar UCD-10X-F1 chromosome 11, UCD10Xv1.1, whole genome shotgun sequence, one genomic interval encodes:
- the LOC107854605 gene encoding eukaryotic translation initiation factor 2D isoform X1, with the protein MFKKAVDAKSHQRLSGGDRKKLRRTIRERFSNASDSLVDLLLPPKAELAVSKYPNRVLVYVLEGDCPIFFDVDGRGHHIFPTVYALWRVPELLPAFLLKGGEVSRFVLGGADLMFPGISITSEGFPSFSAGEPWAVKVPGNPAAIAVGTTTMSSTEALKAGLRGKALKICHYYRDTLWESAENCHIPNAGFLEGVVFEDPAVSFSSRASDSSEVDPSVDPGNVTNNENMGEMVDADADSSGFNHPSTIQNDGADEITVQLTNDLSELNVAETSVDKSKTGGQHSLSVEEVDALLDKCLLQALHTTIKEKDLPICGSTFWSSQVLPCRPLGITLDIKKSSHKKLSKWLQAKASGGLISVKEDKHKKEVILFAVDRNHPDYLSYKPEKKKVDKPGPSTNNASNEDLLRKTLEVSEIYKPSVHVNPIFASVGAETSGVYTASEASEMVFQYVEKENLVKPSNKSTVTLDATLCDALFKGAIKKGSTYPTEIHKKDLGQTFIGRMQAHHCVTRGNDTVVRKGALKPIQIMTEKRQGNKKVTKLSGMESFLLDAEALASELQKKFACSTTVAELPGKKGQEVLVQGGVIDDLARYLVEHYGVPKRYIEVLDKTRR; encoded by the exons ATGTTCAAGAAGGCAGTGGACGCCAAATCTCACCAGCGACTTTCTGGCGGCGACAGGAAGAAGCTCCGCCGCACTATTAGAGAGCGTTTTTCGAATGCCTCTGATTCCCTTGTCGACCTTTTACTTCCTCCCAAG GCGGAGTTAGCTGTTTCGAAATACCCAAATCGGGTACTCGTTTATGTCTTGGAGGGCGATTGTCCCATCTTCTTTGACGTAGATGGGCGAGGTCACCATATATTCCCTACAG TTTATGCTTTGTGGAGAGTCCCAGAACTTTTGCCTGCTTTTCTGCTGAAAGGGGGTGAAGTTTCTCGTTTTGTGCTTGGAGGGGCAGATTTAATGTTCCCTGGCATCAGTATAACTTCTGAAGGGTTTCCCTCATTTTCTGCTGGGGAGCCATGGGCAGTGAAGGTTCCTGGAAACCCTGCGGCTATAGCT GTGGGGACAACTACCATGAGTAGTACAGAAGCTTTAAAAGCTGGTTTACGTGGAAAGGCCTTAAAAATATGTCATTACTATCGAGACACCCTTTG GGAATCTGCTGAAAATTGTCATATACCAAATGCTGGTTTTCTGGAAGGCGTCGTGTTTGAAGATCCTGCTGTGTCATTTAGTAGTAGGGCATCTGATTCAAGTGAAGTTGATCCTTCAGTTGACCCAGGAAATGTCACTAACAATGAAAACATGGGAGAAATGGTTGATGCTGATGCAGATTCATCAGGGTTTAATCATCCTTCTACTATACAGAATGATGGAGCAGATGAAATTACTGTGCAGCTTACTAATGATCTAAGTGAGTTGAATGTTGCAGAAACTTCTGTAGACAAATCAAAAACTGGGGGACAGCATTCCTTGTCTGTTGAAGAGGTAGATGCACTCTTGGACAAGTGCCTTCTACAAGCATTACATACGACAATAAAGGAGAAAGACCTGCCCATCTGTGGAAGTACATTTTG GTCAAGTCAAGTGCTACCTTGCAGGCCTCTAGGCATAACCCTCGACATAAAGAAGTCATCTCACAAAAAATTGTCCAAGTGGCTACAGGCTAAAGCCTCTGGTGGATTG ATCTCAGTGAAAGAAGATAAGCATAAAAAAGAGGTGATTCTGTTCGCTGTTGATCGAAATCATCCAGATTATTTGTCCTACAAGCCAGAAAAGAAAAAAGTGGACAAGCCCGGGCCTTCAACAAATAATGCTTCTAATGAAGACTTGCTGCGGAAGACACTGGAAGTTTCTGAAATTTATAAACCAAGTGTGCATGTAAATCCTATTTTTGCTTCTGTTGGTGCTGAAACTAGTGGAGTTTACACTGCATCTGAAGCCTCTGAAATGGTGTTCCAGTACGTTGAGAAAGAAAATCTTGTCAAACCATCAAATAAGTCCACTGTAACGTTAGATGCAACTTTATGTGATGCTTTATTTAAGGGAGCCATAAAAAAGGGATCAACTTATCCAACTGAAATTCATAAGAAGGATTTGGGGCAAACTTTTATTGGTAGGATGCAAGCACATCATTGCGTGACTAGAGGAAATGATACAGTTGTTCGCAAAGGTGCCTTGAAACCGATCCAGATAATGACAGAAAAGAGGCAAGGAAACAAGAAAGTGACTAAACTTTCTGGAATGGAGTCATTTCTGTTGGATGCAGAGGCTTTGGCTTCAGAGTTGCAGAAGAAGTTTGCCTGTAGCACCACTGTGGCAGAACTTCCAG GTAAGAAAGGGCAAGAAGTTTTGGTTCAAGGAGGAGTTATTGATGATCTTGCAAGGTATCTTGTTGAGCACTATGGTGTCCCAAAAAGATATATCGAAGTGCTTGATAAAACAAGGCG GTAA
- the LOC107854605 gene encoding eukaryotic translation initiation factor 2D isoform X2: MFKKAVDAKSHQRLSGGDRKKLRRTIRERFSNASDSLVDLLLPPKAELAVSKYPNRVLVYVLEGDCPIFFDVDGRGHHIFPTVYALWRVPELLPAFLLKGGEVSRFVLGGADLMFPGISITSEGFPSFSAGEPWAVKVPGNPAAIAVGTTTMSSTEALKAGLRGKALKICHYYRDTLWESAENCHIPNAGFLEGVVFEDPAVSFSSRASDSSEVDPSVDPGNVTNNENMGEMVDADADSSGFNHPSTIQNDGADEITVQLTNDLSELNVAETSVDKSKTGGQHSLSVEEVDALLDKCLLQALHTTIKEKDLPICGSTFWSSQVLPCRPLGITLDIKKSSHKKLSKWLQAKASGGLISVKEDKHKKEVILFAVDRNHPDYLSYKPEKKKVDKPGPSTNNASNEDLLRKTLEVSEIYKPSVHVNPIFASVGAETSGVYTASEASEMVFQYVEKENLVKPSNKSTVTLDATLCDALFKGAIKKGSTYPTEIHKKDLGQTFIGRMQAHHCVTRGNDTVVRKGALKPIQIMTEKRQGNKKVTKLSGMESFLLDAEALASELQKKFACSTTVAELPGKKGQEVLVQGGVIDDLARYLVEHYGVPKRYIEVLDKTRR, encoded by the exons ATGTTCAAGAAGGCAGTGGACGCCAAATCTCACCAGCGACTTTCTGGCGGCGACAGGAAGAAGCTCCGCCGCACTATTAGAGAGCGTTTTTCGAATGCCTCTGATTCCCTTGTCGACCTTTTACTTCCTCCCAAG GCGGAGTTAGCTGTTTCGAAATACCCAAATCGGGTACTCGTTTATGTCTTGGAGGGCGATTGTCCCATCTTCTTTGACGTAGATGGGCGAGGTCACCATATATTCCCTACAG TTTATGCTTTGTGGAGAGTCCCAGAACTTTTGCCTGCTTTTCTGCTGAAAGGGGGTGAAGTTTCTCGTTTTGTGCTTGGAGGGGCAGATTTAATGTTCCCTGGCATCAGTATAACTTCTGAAGGGTTTCCCTCATTTTCTGCTGGGGAGCCATGGGCAGTGAAGGTTCCTGGAAACCCTGCGGCTATAGCT GTGGGGACAACTACCATGAGTAGTACAGAAGCTTTAAAAGCTGGTTTACGTGGAAAGGCCTTAAAAATATGTCATTACTATCGAGACACCCTTTG GGAATCTGCTGAAAATTGTCATATACCAAATGCTGGTTTTCTGGAAGGCGTCGTGTTTGAAGATCCTGCTGTGTCATTTAGTAGTAGGGCATCTGATTCAAGTGAAGTTGATCCTTCAGTTGACCCAGGAAATGTCACTAACAATGAAAACATGGGAGAAATGGTTGATGCTGATGCAGATTCATCAGGGTTTAATCATCCTTCTACTATACAGAATGATGGAGCAGATGAAATTACTGTGCAGCTTACTAATGATCTAAGTGAGTTGAATGTTGCAGAAACTTCTGTAGACAAATCAAAAACTGGGGGACAGCATTCCTTGTCTGTTGAAGAGGTAGATGCACTCTTGGACAAGTGCCTTCTACAAGCATTACATACGACAATAAAGGAGAAAGACCTGCCCATCTGTGGAAGTACATTTTG GTCAAGTCAAGTGCTACCTTGCAGGCCTCTAGGCATAACCCTCGACATAAAGAAGTCATCTCACAAAAAATTGTCCAAGTGGCTACAGGCTAAAGCCTCTGGTGGATTG ATCTCAGTGAAAGAAGATAAGCATAAAAAAGAGGTGATTCTGTTCGCTGTTGATCGAAATCATCCAGATTATTTGTCCTACAAGCCAGAAAAGAAAAAAGTGGACAAGCCCGGGCCTTCAACAAATAATGCTTCTAATGAAGACTTGCTGCGGAAGACACTGGAAGTTTCTGAAATTTATAAACCAAGTGTGCATGTAAATCCTATTTTTGCTTCTGTTGGTGCTGAAACTAGTGGAGTTTACACTGCATCTGAAGCCTCTGAAATGGTGTTCCAGTACGTTGAGAAAGAAAATCTTGTCAAACCATCAAATAAGTCCACTGTAACGTTAGATGCAACTTTATGTGATGCTTTATTTAAGGGAGCCATAAAAAAGGGATCAACTTATCCAACTGAAATTCATAAGAAGGATTTGGGGCAAACTTTTATTGGTAGGATGCAAGCACATCATTGCGTGACTAGAGGAAATGATACAGTTGTTCGCAAAGGTGCCTTGAAACCGATCCAGATAATGACAGAAAAGAGGCAAGGAAACAAGAAAGTGACTAAACTTTCTGGAATGGAGTCATTTCTGTTGGATGCAGAGGCTTTGGCTTCAGAGTTGCAGAAGAAGTTTGCCTGTAGCACCACTGTGGCAGAACTTCCAG GTAAGAAAGGGCAAGAAGTTTTGGTTCAAGGAGGAGTTATTGATGATCTTGCAAGGTATCTTGTTGAGCACTATGGTGTCCCAAAAAGATATATCGAAGTGCTTGATAAAACAAGGCGGTGA